In Etheostoma spectabile isolate EspeVRDwgs_2016 chromosome 20, UIUC_Espe_1.0, whole genome shotgun sequence, the following are encoded in one genomic region:
- the slc1a8b gene encoding excitatory amino acid transporter 5 — MMNCLKNMVPLKTKAYIKDYCKRNGLLTLSVFAVVMGCVLGFVLRSLNLSTQAKIYFSFPGELLMRMLKMLILPLITSSLMSGLSAMDTRASGRLGVLTITYYLWTTFIAVIVGIVLVLIIHPGTGSEKEGHHTGSGPVMTSADALLDLIRNMIPSNLIEATFQQYRTDLVPIIQNSDVKDSQANYVYIMPDYHNPQLGHPVFLEITPAPDIKYKIVPSTSKGMNVLGIVIFSATMGLLLGKMGERGAPLVNVCQCINECVMKIINAAMWYFPFGIVFLVAGKILDMHDPAHLGEKLGMYFITVLSGLFVHGLILLPLFYFFFTRKNPFTYIRGLLQALVIALATSSSSATLPITMKCLLENCGVDRKIARFVLPVGATINMDGTALYEAVAAIFIAQVNEYDLDFGQLVTISITATAASIGAAGIPQAGLVTMVIVLTSVGLPPADISLIVAIDWVLDRFRTMINVLGDALAAGIMAHLCQKEFERPPSNGPTPTPSNAENGGGPNRRDTVISFGNQSMAMSDAPLITHRCDYVYEVDGDNVLEKPVACYNLCQV; from the exons ATGATGAATTGTTTGAAGAATATGGTGCCGTTGAAAACCAAGGCGTACATTAAGGACTACTGCAAGAGGAACGGCCTGCTGACACTCTCCGTTTTTGCTGTAGTGATGGGCTGTGTGCTTGGATTTGTCCTCAGGTCCCTCAACCTCTCAACACAG GCTAAGATCTACTTCTCCTTCCCTGGAGAGCTGCTGATGAGGATGTTAAAGATGTTGATTCTGCCGCTCATCACCTCCAG TCTCATGTCCGGCCTGTCAGCCATGGACACAAGGGCAAGCGGTCGGCTGGGAGTCCTGACCATCACCTACTACCTGTGGACCACCTTCATCGCTGTCATCGTCGGCATCGTGCTGGTGCTCATCATTCACCCAGGGACGGGCTCAGAGAAAGAAGGCCACCATACGGGTTCAGGGCCTGTTATGACCTCCGCTGACGCTCTGCTGGACCTCATCAG GAACATGATCCCGTCAAATCTAATTGAAGCAACCTTTCAGCAG TACCGAACAGACCTGGTCCCGATTATACAGAACTCTGATGTGAAAGACTCTCAGGCCAACTATGTGTATATCATGCCCGACTACCACAACCCTCAGCTGGGCCACCCAGTCTTCCTGGAGATCACCCCTGCTCCCGACATCAAGTATAAAATCGTCCCCAGCACCAGCAAGGGCATGAACGTACTGGGGATTGTCATCTTCTCCGCCACAATGG GCCTGCTGCTGGGAAAGATGGGAGAACGCGGGGCGCCATTAGTGAACGTGTGCCAGTGCATCAACGAGTGCGTCATGAAGATTATTAACGCTGCCATGTG GTACTTCCCCTTTGGAATTGTGTTCCTGGTGGCAGGGAAGATCCTGGACATGCACGACCCGGCCCACCTGGGAGAGAAGCTGGGCATGTACTTCATCACGGTCCTGTCTGGTTTGTTTGTGCATGGCCTCATCCTGCTGCCTctcttctacttcttcttcacTCGCAAAAACCCCTTCACCTACATCAGAGGGCTGCTGCAGGCTCTTGTCATTGCACTGGCCACATCCTCCAG CTCAGCCACATTGCCCATCACTATGAAGTGTCTCTTGGAGAACTGTGGAGTGGACCGGAAGATCGCTCGCTTCGTGCTGCCAGTGGGAGCTACCATCAACATGGACGGGACTGCTCTGTACGAGGCAGTGGCGGCCATCTTTATTGCTCAGGTCAATGAGTATGACTTGGACTTTGGCCAGCTGGTCACTATTAG TATAACGGCCACAGCAGCCAGCATCGGGGCAGCAGGGATACCTCAGGCGGGTCTGGTTACCATGGTGATTGTTCTGACCTCTGTGGGGTTGCCGCCTGCTGACATCTCACTGATTGTGGCCATAGATTGGGTTCT TGACCGGTTCCGGACGATGATCAACGTTCTTGGTGATGCCTTAGCTGCTGGGATTATGGCTCATTTATGTCAAAAGGAATTTGAGAGACCACCCTCTAATGGTCCAACTCCTACCCCTTCTAATGCAGAAAACGGAGGTGGCCCCAATCGG AGAGATACAGTGATCTCCTTTGGTAATCAGAGCATGGCGATGTCCGATGCTCCTCTGATCACACACCGCTGCGATTATGTGTATGAGGTGGATGGAGACAACGTGCTGGAGAAACCTGTGGCATGCTACAACCTCTGCCAAGTATGA
- the elavl1a gene encoding ELAV-like protein 1a isoform X3, whose product MAVRRGHIKYLKEVYDMSNGYEDHMGGDEGKDAKTNLIVNYLPQSMSQDELRSLFSSIGEVESAKLIRDKVAGHSLGYGFVNYLNPSDADRAISTLNGLRLQSKTIKVSYARPSSDTIKDANLYISGLPKAMTQKDVEDMFSRFGRIINSRVLVDQATGTTGSSRGVAFIRFDKRAEAEEAVKNLNGQKPPGSSEPITVKFAANPNQVKNTQIISQLYHNQSRRFGGPVHHQAQRFRFSPMGVDHMSSMGSASVPGNSTSGWCIFIYNLGQDADESILWQMFGPFGAVTNVKVIRDFNTNKCKGFGFVTMTNYEEAAMAIASLNGYRLGDKMLQVSFKTSKGHK is encoded by the exons ATGGCAGTTCGTCGAGGACACATTAAGTACTTGAAA GAGGTGTATGACATGTCTAACGGTTATGAAGACCACATGGGAGGGGACGAGGGGAAGGACGCCAAGACCAACCTGATAGTGAACTACCTGCCCCAGAGCATGTCACAGGACGAGCTGCGGAGCCTCTTCAGCAGCATCGGGGAGGTGGAGTCTGCCAAGCTGATTCGAGACAAAGTCGCAG gcCACAGTTTAGGGTACGGATTTGTTAACTATCTTAACCCTAGTGATGCAGACAGAGCTATCAGTACACTGAATGGACTAAGGCTACAGTCCAAAACTATCAAG GTTTCTTATGCACGACCCAGCTCTGACACAATAAAGGATGCCAACCTGTATATCAGTGGCCTGCCAAAGGCCATGACCCAGAAGGATGTGGAGGACATGTTTTCACGTTTTGGCCGCATCATTAACTCCCGTGTACTTGTTGACCAGGCCACAGGTACGACAG GCTCATCCCGCGGGGTGGCTTTTATCAGGTTTGACAAGCGGGCAGAGGCGGAGGAGGCCGTCAAAAACCTGAATGGCCAAAAACCACCTGGATCCTCTGAGCCAATCACAGTGAAATTTGCTGCCAACCCAAaccaggtgaagaacacacagaTCATCTCTCAGCTCTACCACAACCAGTCCCGACGCTTCGGTGGGCCCGTACACCACCAGGCACAGCGGTTTAG GTTCTCCCCCATGGGCGTTGACCACATGAGCAGCATGGGAAGCGCCAGTGTTCCTGGGAACTCCACCTCCGGCTGGTGCATCTTCATCTACAACCTGGGCCAGGACGCCGACGAGAGCATCCTTTGGCAGATGTTCGGCCCCTTCGGCGCCGTCACCAACGTCAAAGTGATCCGAGACTTCAACACCAACAAGTGTAAGGGCTTCGGCTTCGTTACCATGACAAACTACGAGGAGGCAGCCATGGCCATCGCCAGCCTGAACGGCTACCGGCTCGGAGACAAGATGCTGCAAGTGTCCTTTAAGACCAGCAAGGGCCACAAGTAG
- the elavl1a gene encoding ELAV-like protein 1a isoform X4 has product MAVRRGHIKYLKEVYDMSNGYEDHMGGDEGKDAKTNLIVNYLPQSMSQDELRSLFSSIGEVESAKLIRDKVAGHSLGYGFVNYLNPSDADRAISTLNGLRLQSKTIKVSYARPSSDTIKDANLYISGLPKAMTQKDVEDMFSRFGRIINSRVLVDQATGSSRGVAFIRFDKRAEAEEAVKNLNGQKPPGSSEPITVKFAANPNQVKNTQIISQLYHNQSRRFGGPVHHQAQRFRFSPMGVDHMSSMGSASVPGNSTSGWCIFIYNLGQDADESILWQMFGPFGAVTNVKVIRDFNTNKCKGFGFVTMTNYEEAAMAIASLNGYRLGDKMLQVSFKTSKGHK; this is encoded by the exons ATGGCAGTTCGTCGAGGACACATTAAGTACTTGAAA GAGGTGTATGACATGTCTAACGGTTATGAAGACCACATGGGAGGGGACGAGGGGAAGGACGCCAAGACCAACCTGATAGTGAACTACCTGCCCCAGAGCATGTCACAGGACGAGCTGCGGAGCCTCTTCAGCAGCATCGGGGAGGTGGAGTCTGCCAAGCTGATTCGAGACAAAGTCGCAG gcCACAGTTTAGGGTACGGATTTGTTAACTATCTTAACCCTAGTGATGCAGACAGAGCTATCAGTACACTGAATGGACTAAGGCTACAGTCCAAAACTATCAAG GTTTCTTATGCACGACCCAGCTCTGACACAATAAAGGATGCCAACCTGTATATCAGTGGCCTGCCAAAGGCCATGACCCAGAAGGATGTGGAGGACATGTTTTCACGTTTTGGCCGCATCATTAACTCCCGTGTACTTGTTGACCAGGCCACAG GCTCATCCCGCGGGGTGGCTTTTATCAGGTTTGACAAGCGGGCAGAGGCGGAGGAGGCCGTCAAAAACCTGAATGGCCAAAAACCACCTGGATCCTCTGAGCCAATCACAGTGAAATTTGCTGCCAACCCAAaccaggtgaagaacacacagaTCATCTCTCAGCTCTACCACAACCAGTCCCGACGCTTCGGTGGGCCCGTACACCACCAGGCACAGCGGTTTAG GTTCTCCCCCATGGGCGTTGACCACATGAGCAGCATGGGAAGCGCCAGTGTTCCTGGGAACTCCACCTCCGGCTGGTGCATCTTCATCTACAACCTGGGCCAGGACGCCGACGAGAGCATCCTTTGGCAGATGTTCGGCCCCTTCGGCGCCGTCACCAACGTCAAAGTGATCCGAGACTTCAACACCAACAAGTGTAAGGGCTTCGGCTTCGTTACCATGACAAACTACGAGGAGGCAGCCATGGCCATCGCCAGCCTGAACGGCTACCGGCTCGGAGACAAGATGCTGCAAGTGTCCTTTAAGACCAGCAAGGGCCACAAGTAG
- the elavl1a gene encoding ELAV-like protein 1a isoform X2 — protein MAVRRGHIKYLKVDLQEVYDMSNGYEDHMGGDEGKDAKTNLIVNYLPQSMSQDELRSLFSSIGEVESAKLIRDKVAGHSLGYGFVNYLNPSDADRAISTLNGLRLQSKTIKVSYARPSSDTIKDANLYISGLPKAMTQKDVEDMFSRFGRIINSRVLVDQATGSSRGVAFIRFDKRAEAEEAVKNLNGQKPPGSSEPITVKFAANPNQVKNTQIISQLYHNQSRRFGGPVHHQAQRFRFSPMGVDHMSSMGSASVPGNSTSGWCIFIYNLGQDADESILWQMFGPFGAVTNVKVIRDFNTNKCKGFGFVTMTNYEEAAMAIASLNGYRLGDKMLQVSFKTSKGHK, from the exons ATGGCAGTTCGTCGAGGACACATTAAGTACTTGAAA GTCGACCTACAGGAGGTGTATGACATGTCTAACGGTTATGAAGACCACATGGGAGGGGACGAGGGGAAGGACGCCAAGACCAACCTGATAGTGAACTACCTGCCCCAGAGCATGTCACAGGACGAGCTGCGGAGCCTCTTCAGCAGCATCGGGGAGGTGGAGTCTGCCAAGCTGATTCGAGACAAAGTCGCAG gcCACAGTTTAGGGTACGGATTTGTTAACTATCTTAACCCTAGTGATGCAGACAGAGCTATCAGTACACTGAATGGACTAAGGCTACAGTCCAAAACTATCAAG GTTTCTTATGCACGACCCAGCTCTGACACAATAAAGGATGCCAACCTGTATATCAGTGGCCTGCCAAAGGCCATGACCCAGAAGGATGTGGAGGACATGTTTTCACGTTTTGGCCGCATCATTAACTCCCGTGTACTTGTTGACCAGGCCACAG GCTCATCCCGCGGGGTGGCTTTTATCAGGTTTGACAAGCGGGCAGAGGCGGAGGAGGCCGTCAAAAACCTGAATGGCCAAAAACCACCTGGATCCTCTGAGCCAATCACAGTGAAATTTGCTGCCAACCCAAaccaggtgaagaacacacagaTCATCTCTCAGCTCTACCACAACCAGTCCCGACGCTTCGGTGGGCCCGTACACCACCAGGCACAGCGGTTTAG GTTCTCCCCCATGGGCGTTGACCACATGAGCAGCATGGGAAGCGCCAGTGTTCCTGGGAACTCCACCTCCGGCTGGTGCATCTTCATCTACAACCTGGGCCAGGACGCCGACGAGAGCATCCTTTGGCAGATGTTCGGCCCCTTCGGCGCCGTCACCAACGTCAAAGTGATCCGAGACTTCAACACCAACAAGTGTAAGGGCTTCGGCTTCGTTACCATGACAAACTACGAGGAGGCAGCCATGGCCATCGCCAGCCTGAACGGCTACCGGCTCGGAGACAAGATGCTGCAAGTGTCCTTTAAGACCAGCAAGGGCCACAAGTAG
- the elavl1a gene encoding ELAV-like protein 1a isoform X6, with product MTQKDVEDMFSRFGRIINSRVLVDQATGSSRGVAFIRFDKRAEAEEAVKNLNGQKPPGSSEPITVKFAANPNQVKNTQIISQLYHNQSRRFGGPVHHQAQRFRFSPMGVDHMSSMGSASVPGNSTSGWCIFIYNLGQDADESILWQMFGPFGAVTNVKVIRDFNTNKCKGFGFVTMTNYEEAAMAIASLNGYRLGDKMLQVSFKTSKGHK from the exons ATGACCCAGAAGGATGTGGAGGACATGTTTTCACGTTTTGGCCGCATCATTAACTCCCGTGTACTTGTTGACCAGGCCACAG GCTCATCCCGCGGGGTGGCTTTTATCAGGTTTGACAAGCGGGCAGAGGCGGAGGAGGCCGTCAAAAACCTGAATGGCCAAAAACCACCTGGATCCTCTGAGCCAATCACAGTGAAATTTGCTGCCAACCCAAaccaggtgaagaacacacagaTCATCTCTCAGCTCTACCACAACCAGTCCCGACGCTTCGGTGGGCCCGTACACCACCAGGCACAGCGGTTTAG GTTCTCCCCCATGGGCGTTGACCACATGAGCAGCATGGGAAGCGCCAGTGTTCCTGGGAACTCCACCTCCGGCTGGTGCATCTTCATCTACAACCTGGGCCAGGACGCCGACGAGAGCATCCTTTGGCAGATGTTCGGCCCCTTCGGCGCCGTCACCAACGTCAAAGTGATCCGAGACTTCAACACCAACAAGTGTAAGGGCTTCGGCTTCGTTACCATGACAAACTACGAGGAGGCAGCCATGGCCATCGCCAGCCTGAACGGCTACCGGCTCGGAGACAAGATGCTGCAAGTGTCCTTTAAGACCAGCAAGGGCCACAAGTAG
- the elavl1a gene encoding ELAV-like protein 1a isoform X5: MSNGYEDHMGGDEGKDAKTNLIVNYLPQSMSQDELRSLFSSIGEVESAKLIRDKVAGHSLGYGFVNYLNPSDADRAISTLNGLRLQSKTIKVSYARPSSDTIKDANLYISGLPKAMTQKDVEDMFSRFGRIINSRVLVDQATGTTGSSRGVAFIRFDKRAEAEEAVKNLNGQKPPGSSEPITVKFAANPNQVKNTQIISQLYHNQSRRFGGPVHHQAQRFRFSPMGVDHMSSMGSASVPGNSTSGWCIFIYNLGQDADESILWQMFGPFGAVTNVKVIRDFNTNKCKGFGFVTMTNYEEAAMAIASLNGYRLGDKMLQVSFKTSKGHK; this comes from the exons ATGTCTAACGGTTATGAAGACCACATGGGAGGGGACGAGGGGAAGGACGCCAAGACCAACCTGATAGTGAACTACCTGCCCCAGAGCATGTCACAGGACGAGCTGCGGAGCCTCTTCAGCAGCATCGGGGAGGTGGAGTCTGCCAAGCTGATTCGAGACAAAGTCGCAG gcCACAGTTTAGGGTACGGATTTGTTAACTATCTTAACCCTAGTGATGCAGACAGAGCTATCAGTACACTGAATGGACTAAGGCTACAGTCCAAAACTATCAAG GTTTCTTATGCACGACCCAGCTCTGACACAATAAAGGATGCCAACCTGTATATCAGTGGCCTGCCAAAGGCCATGACCCAGAAGGATGTGGAGGACATGTTTTCACGTTTTGGCCGCATCATTAACTCCCGTGTACTTGTTGACCAGGCCACAGGTACGACAG GCTCATCCCGCGGGGTGGCTTTTATCAGGTTTGACAAGCGGGCAGAGGCGGAGGAGGCCGTCAAAAACCTGAATGGCCAAAAACCACCTGGATCCTCTGAGCCAATCACAGTGAAATTTGCTGCCAACCCAAaccaggtgaagaacacacagaTCATCTCTCAGCTCTACCACAACCAGTCCCGACGCTTCGGTGGGCCCGTACACCACCAGGCACAGCGGTTTAG GTTCTCCCCCATGGGCGTTGACCACATGAGCAGCATGGGAAGCGCCAGTGTTCCTGGGAACTCCACCTCCGGCTGGTGCATCTTCATCTACAACCTGGGCCAGGACGCCGACGAGAGCATCCTTTGGCAGATGTTCGGCCCCTTCGGCGCCGTCACCAACGTCAAAGTGATCCGAGACTTCAACACCAACAAGTGTAAGGGCTTCGGCTTCGTTACCATGACAAACTACGAGGAGGCAGCCATGGCCATCGCCAGCCTGAACGGCTACCGGCTCGGAGACAAGATGCTGCAAGTGTCCTTTAAGACCAGCAAGGGCCACAAGTAG
- the elavl1a gene encoding ELAV-like protein 1a isoform X1, translating into MAVRRGHIKYLKVDLQEVYDMSNGYEDHMGGDEGKDAKTNLIVNYLPQSMSQDELRSLFSSIGEVESAKLIRDKVAGHSLGYGFVNYLNPSDADRAISTLNGLRLQSKTIKVSYARPSSDTIKDANLYISGLPKAMTQKDVEDMFSRFGRIINSRVLVDQATGTTGSSRGVAFIRFDKRAEAEEAVKNLNGQKPPGSSEPITVKFAANPNQVKNTQIISQLYHNQSRRFGGPVHHQAQRFRFSPMGVDHMSSMGSASVPGNSTSGWCIFIYNLGQDADESILWQMFGPFGAVTNVKVIRDFNTNKCKGFGFVTMTNYEEAAMAIASLNGYRLGDKMLQVSFKTSKGHK; encoded by the exons ATGGCAGTTCGTCGAGGACACATTAAGTACTTGAAA GTCGACCTACAGGAGGTGTATGACATGTCTAACGGTTATGAAGACCACATGGGAGGGGACGAGGGGAAGGACGCCAAGACCAACCTGATAGTGAACTACCTGCCCCAGAGCATGTCACAGGACGAGCTGCGGAGCCTCTTCAGCAGCATCGGGGAGGTGGAGTCTGCCAAGCTGATTCGAGACAAAGTCGCAG gcCACAGTTTAGGGTACGGATTTGTTAACTATCTTAACCCTAGTGATGCAGACAGAGCTATCAGTACACTGAATGGACTAAGGCTACAGTCCAAAACTATCAAG GTTTCTTATGCACGACCCAGCTCTGACACAATAAAGGATGCCAACCTGTATATCAGTGGCCTGCCAAAGGCCATGACCCAGAAGGATGTGGAGGACATGTTTTCACGTTTTGGCCGCATCATTAACTCCCGTGTACTTGTTGACCAGGCCACAGGTACGACAG GCTCATCCCGCGGGGTGGCTTTTATCAGGTTTGACAAGCGGGCAGAGGCGGAGGAGGCCGTCAAAAACCTGAATGGCCAAAAACCACCTGGATCCTCTGAGCCAATCACAGTGAAATTTGCTGCCAACCCAAaccaggtgaagaacacacagaTCATCTCTCAGCTCTACCACAACCAGTCCCGACGCTTCGGTGGGCCCGTACACCACCAGGCACAGCGGTTTAG GTTCTCCCCCATGGGCGTTGACCACATGAGCAGCATGGGAAGCGCCAGTGTTCCTGGGAACTCCACCTCCGGCTGGTGCATCTTCATCTACAACCTGGGCCAGGACGCCGACGAGAGCATCCTTTGGCAGATGTTCGGCCCCTTCGGCGCCGTCACCAACGTCAAAGTGATCCGAGACTTCAACACCAACAAGTGTAAGGGCTTCGGCTTCGTTACCATGACAAACTACGAGGAGGCAGCCATGGCCATCGCCAGCCTGAACGGCTACCGGCTCGGAGACAAGATGCTGCAAGTGTCCTTTAAGACCAGCAAGGGCCACAAGTAG